The following nucleotide sequence is from Thermostaphylospora chromogena.
TCTCCAGCAGGTCGGCCGCTGTCTCGCCGGTGCCTTTGATCGGACGGGACTCGATCACGTCGCCGTCCCTGGACAGGTACAGCTCGGGGGAGGCGGACACGACGGTGACGCCGGGCAGTTTGAGGGTGGCGGCGTAGGGGGCGGGGTTGCCCGCGGCCAGCCGCAGCGCGAGGGCGGAGGGGTCGGGTTCGTCCCCGGCGGGGAGGGGGGCGGTCAGCACCCGGCACAGGTTGGCCTGGTAGACCTCGCCCCGGGCGATGTGGTGGCGGATGCGCCGCACGCCCGCCTCGTAGGCGGCGCGGTCCAGGGAGGTCGTCCACGCGTCGGGGTCGGGTCCGCGCCAGGGGGCGGACGGCCGGGGCAGGGGTGCGGGACGCACGTCGTCGAAGCGGGCGCACACGGCTTTGCCCTCGTAGTCGACGACGACCGCCCACCAGCCGGTCCCGTCGAGGGCGGACAGGTCGGTGGTGACGTCCCGCAGCCGGGTGGCGAGGCGGCCGCCGATGTGGGCGAAGCAGTCGTGCACCCGCCTATTGTCGCCCTCCGGTGGCCGCGCCGCCGCGGGCGCCCCTCCCGGTGTGGACCGGTCCGGCGGGTGAGGGCGCGGAGGGGGTCGCCGGGGGCGGCGAGCCGAGGGCCGCGGCGTGGCGGTGCAGGTGGTCCAGCAGGGCGCGGGCGGCGGGCAGGGCGGCGTCGCGGGGCAGCGCGGCGTAGACCGTACGGCGGGGCGCGGATTCGCCGAGGGAGCGCAGCACGATGTCCGTCCGCAGGGCGGGCGCGGCCAGCGCGGGCACCAGCGCGACCCCCAGGCCGGCGGCGACGAAGCCGAGCTTGCCCGTCCACTCCTCCACCCGGATGGCGATCTTTGGGGTGGCGCCGGCGCGGGCGTAGGCGGCGGCGAGCATGGAGTCGTGGCCGCCTGCGCCCGCGATCCAGCCGGCGCCTTCGATCCAGCGTTCGTCCTTCAGTTCGCGCAGGTCGACGACGGGATGTCCGGTCCCGTGCTCCGCAGTGGCGTCGGCGCAGGCCAGCCGGTGGTCGCGGGGCAGGGCGAGCAGCAGTTCGTCGGTGAGCAGCGGGACGATCTCGGCGGTGTCGGCGGGGGGCAGGCCCGCGGGGTAGTCGCTGATCACGGCGATGTCGAGGGCGCCGTCACGCAGCCGGTCCATCAGCTGTGCGCTCCTGCCTTCGGTGAGGGCGGCTTCGACGCCGGGGCGCTCGGCCATGAAGTCGCGCACCGCGGCGGGCACGAGGGCGGCGTTGGCGGTGGGGAAGGAGCCGATCCGCAGCCGCCCGCCGTGGCCGCGCTGCAGCGCGGACAGCTCCGCCTGGGCGTGTCCGAGCAGGTCGAGCGCGGTGCGGGCGTGCCTGTGCAGGATCTCGCCCGCGGGCGTGAGCCGTACGCCGCGGGGCAGCCGTTCGAAGAGCGGGCCGCCGGCCTGGCGTTCCAGGGCGAGGATGCGGCGGGAGACCGCCGACTGGGTGTAGTTCAGCTCGGCCGCGGCCGCGGTGAAGGAGCCGGTGCGGGCCACCACGTCCAGCAGCCGTAGCGCATCGATGTCGAACACATTCCTCCTACGCATGCCTGGCATGCAATCTAGTCGCTGGTGGAATGGCACGGTGATCTCTAACGTCGGCTGGCATGACGGCTCAAATCGCTTTTCTGGGACTGGGGCGCATGGGCACCCCTATGGCGGCTCGGCTGGTGGCCGCCGGCTACGACGTGACCGTGTGGAACCGCACGCCCAAGACGCTGGAGGGGGCGTCTGCCGCGCCTTCCGCCGCCGAGGCGGTGGAAGGCGCGGACATCGTGATCACCATGTTGCGCGATCCGGCCGCCGTGGAGGAGGTGCTGGGCTCGGTGCGGCCCCGTCCGGGCTCGGTGGTGGTCGAGATGTCCACGATCGGGCCGGAGGCGGTGGCCCGGCTGCGCGCGGCGCTGCCCGCCGACGTCGACCTGGTGGACGCGCCGGTGCTGGGCAGTGTGGGGCCCGCCGCGTCGGGCGAGCTGACGGTGCTCGCGGGCGGGGATGTGACGCGGTGCCGCGAGGTGCTGGAGGTCTTCGGGCGGGTGCGGACGGTGGGCCCGCTGGGCTCGGGCGCGGCGTTGAAGCTGGCGGTGATGGGCGCGCTGGTTCCCGCGCAGGTGCTCATGGCCGAGACGCTGGCCGACGCGGCGGAGCGCGGGATCGACCCGCTGGTGGTGCTGGAGGTGCTGGAGGGGACGCCGCTGGGCGCGCTGGCCGGACGGCTGCGCCCGGTGGTGGAGTCGGGGACGCCGGGTGAGACGCGGTACGCCCTGGGCCTGGCCGCCAAGGACGTGACGCTGGCCGTGGAATCGGGGGACGGCGCCGGCGGCACGCTGACGCTGGCCGCGGCGGCGCGCAGGCGGCTGTCGCGCGCGGTGGAGGACGGTCTGGGCGAGCAGGATCTGACGGCGATCGTGCCGGCCGTACGGGCCGGGGCGGGGCGGCCGCCCGCGGGGGCGGGACGGCTGCCGGAAAAGGCGGGGCCGGAGCACGCGCTGCGGCTCAACCCGCCGACGGTGGTTCCGACCAACGGCCGCTACTCGCACGCGGTGCGGTCGGGGAACACGCTGTTCGTCGCCGGCCAGGTGGCGGTGGACGCCGACGGCAAGGTGATCGGCGAAGGGGACATCGTGCGGCAGTCGGAGGTGGTCTTCGAGAATCTGCGGCTCATCCTCGCCGACCAGGGGTGCACCTTCCGCGACGTCACCTTCATCCGGACCTTCCTCACCGACATGGACCTGCTGCTGGAGCACGCGCGGGTGCGGCAGCGCTACATCACCGAGGTGCCCCCGGCCAGCACCACGGTGGAGGTGAGCAGGCTGTTCAAGCCCGGCCTGCTGCTGGAGGTGGAGCTGACCGCCGTCATCCCCGGCTGATCGGGTTCCGGCGGCCGGCGGGCGGGCTCTCCGCCCGCGCGGAGGGCCGGTTCAGGCCAGCGGGCCGGTGACCTGCTCGGCGGCGGCGATGAGGGAGCCGTCGCGGACCATCCGCACCGCGGCCTCGATCTCCGGCGCGAGGTACCGGTCCGGTCCGGGGCCGGGGACCTCGCGCCGGAGCGCGGCGACGACCGCACCGGTCGCGGGGGCGGGCCGGTGCGGGGTGCGCAGGTCGATCCCCCGGGCGGCGGTGAGGATCTCCACGGCCAGCACCCGGGTCAGCCCGTCGATGGCGCGGCGCAGCTTGCGCGCGGCCGACCAGCCCATGGAGACGTGGTCCTCCTGCATCGCGGAGCTGGGGATGGAGTCCACGCTCGCCGGTACGGCCAGCCGCTTCAGCTCCGAGACCAGGGCCGCCTGCGTGTACTGGGCGATCATGTGCCCGGAGTCGACGCCGGGGTCGTCGGCGAGGAAGGCGGGCAGGCCGTGGTTGCGCGCCACGTCCAGGAAGCGGTCGGTGCGCCGTTCGGAGATGGACGCCACGTCGGCTACGGCGATGGCCAGGAAGTCCAGCACGTAGCCGATGGGGGCGCCGTGGAAGTTGCCGTTGGATTCCACACGCCCGTCGGCGAGCACCACGGGGTTGTCGATCGCGGCGGCCAGTTCGCGTTCGGCGACGGCGCGGGCGTGCGCGGCCGTGTCCCGGGCGGCGCCGGCGACCTGGGGGGCGCACCGCAGCGAGTAGGCGTCCTGGACGCGGGTGCAGGAGCCGTCGCGGTGGCTGGCCATGATCTGCGATTCGCGCAGCAGCGCGCGCAGGTTGGCCGCGCTGGCGGCCTGGCCGGGGTGCGGACGCAGGCCGATCAGGTCGGCGGCGAAGGCCCGGTCGGTGCCGAGCAGGGCCTCGACGCTCATGGCCGCGGCGATGTCGGCGGTGGTGAGCAGCCGGTCGAGGTCGTCCAGGGCGAGGATCAGCATGCCGAGCATGCCGTCGGTGCCGTTGATCAGCGCCAGGCCCTCCTTGGGGCCCAGCTCCACCGGCTCGATCCCGGCCCGCTTGAGCGCCTCGCGGGCGGGGACGCGCTCGCCGTCGGCGTCGCAGACCTCGCCTTCGCCGGTGAGCGCCAGCGCCACGTGGGACAGCGGCGCGAGGTCGCCCGAGCAGCCGAGGCTGCCGTGTTCGTGCACGATCGGGGTGATGCCGGCGTTGAGCATGTCTTTGAGCGCCTCGGCGGTGGCGGGCCGGACGCCGGTGTGCCCGGTGGCGAGGGTGCGCAGGCGCAGCAGCATCATGGCGCGCACGACTTCGGTCTCGACCTGCGGCCCCGATCCGGCGGCGTGCGAGCGCACCAGGGAGCGCTGCAGCTGGGCGCGCAGGTCCGGGTCGATGTGCCGGGTGGCCAGGGCGCCGAATCCGGTGGAGACGCCGTAGGCGGGGACGGGGCTCGCGGCCAGCTCCTCCACCCGGGCGCGGGCGGCGGCCATGGCGGTCACGGCGTCGGCGGTGAGCCGTACGGGGGCGCCGTGCCGGGCGACCCGGACGACGTCGGCGGGGGCGAGCGGTGCGGGACCGACGTCCACGACCTCTTTGTCGTGCATGATGTCACCCTCCAGATAGGTGTAACCCGCGTGTTGCATGTTAGCCCCTTACATCGCGGGTTCTTCACCCGGAGGGCGAGGCGGCGGCCGCGGCGGGAGCGCGCAGGTCGGCCAGGCCCGCCCTGCCGAGCTCGGTCACCCGCAGCGCCCGCCGCACCGTTCCGCGCTCGAACCAGCCGAGTTCGATCAGCCGGGCGGTGACCGCCGCGCCGAGCGCGCCGCCGAGGTGGGGCCTGCGTTCGGTCCAGTCCAGGCAGGAGGGGGCGAACCTGCGCCGGGCCCGCCGTACGGCCGGCAGGTCCACGCCGAGGTCGGCAAAGAGCCGCTCCCCCGCCGGGCACACCTCGTACCCTTCCCCGTCCGGGCGCAGGAACCCCCCGGCGACCAGCCGGTCCAGCAGGTCCACGCCCGCGCGTCCGGCGAGGTGGTCGTAGCAGGTGCGGGCGTCGGCGAGCATCCGCGCCTGCCGGGCGGCGCGCAGCGACCGCACGGCGGGGCGCGGGCTGATCCTGGCCAGCGCCTCCAGCGCCTCGGCCACCTTGGGGCCGGCCAGGGTGTAGTAGCGGTGGCGGCCCTGACGCAGGACGGTCACCAGGCCGCCGTCGAGCAGCCGGGACAGGTGGGCGCTGGCGGTCGCCGGGCTGACCCCGGCCAGCCGGGCCAGCTCACCCGCTGCCAGCGCTCGCCCGTCGAGCAGGGCCGTCAGCATCGCCGCCCGCGCCGGTTCGGCCATGAGCGAGGCCACCGGGGTGATGTCCGCGTCACGCGCGATGTGCTCTGCCGTCATGGCTCCGACCGTAGCGCGGGCACGTTTCGACGGCGGTCGAAGGAAGCCGGATCGCCGAGTTGGGGATCGGGCCGGGGATTCGCTAAAGTTCTACGCGTGGCCCGGAGGTGAAGGCCCCCGGGGATCACCACGCGGACGTGGCTCAGTTGGTAGAGCATCACCTTGCCAAGGTGAGGGTCGCGGGTTCGAATCCCGTCGTCCGCTCTGTCTCTTCCCTGCGGCCGGTCGGCGGCCGCGGGTCCGCGCCGGGCATCGATTCGCCGGCGTCCTTCTCCGTCTTCGCCTGATGGTTCCTCCGCCCCACCGAACCGGGCGATCTCTCTGATCTCCGCCGGGCGGCGGTGTCGTGACGTGCTCGGAGGATCGCGCCCTGTCCGGCGGGGTTCCGTGCCGGCGCGGAGCGGCGGCGCCGCGTGCCGCGAGCGGAGGAGGGCGCGGGCGGCGCCGACGCCCCGAAGATCGTCCGCTCCGCTCGTCTTCCGCCGCGTGGCGGTCCCGTCCCGGGTCGGCACGGGCCTGCGGCCCGCGGCGCCGTGGGACGGGCGCCGCGGGCCGGGGTGGGGCCGGGGAAGGAAGGTCGCGGGGGATCTGTCAGGCCGCGTGCGAGCGGCGGTCGTACCTGCGCAGGAACCGTTCCAGTCCGGCCAGGTCGTCGGTGTTGATGTGGTCGACGTCCGCGGCGATCAGCTCCCGCCAGACGGCGTCGCGGGCCGGGCCGGGCTGGTCCGGCGTGGCCCAGAAGCGGACGCGCTGCCCGTCGCGGTGCGCGGTGGCGACGATCTCGCGCAGCCTGGCCCGCTCCTTCGGCGGCATCGCGCCCACGCCGGTCCAGGTGAAGTGGTTGGTCCAGTTGTCGCTGATCAGGGGGATCAGGGACGCTCCGCCCTGGCCGAGGTCGCTCAGCCGCCCGTCGTAGAAGGCGTAGCGGACCTTCTGCGCGGCCATGAGGTCCCGGGGACGGTCACCGCTGATCACCACGGTGACCGCTCCCGTGCTCACCTTGCCGTGGTGGTAGGTGGTGAGCATCGAGCGGTAGCGGCGCAGCACGCGGTGGATCTCGGTGTAGGCGGCCTGGCCGTTCTCCTTGATGTCCACCAGAAGCTGCAGGCTCTGCCTGCTGCCGCGGTAGACGCTCCCGTGGTTCTCCCGGACCCGGCGCGCCAGCGGGTCGAGGTAGAGCGACTGGAGTGTGCGGCCCGGGCGCAGGTCCTCCGGGTCGTGCCCGACGAGCAGCTCGCCGTCCACGAGGTAGACGTCGGCCTCGACGCTGGTGAAGCCGTGGTCCAGCGCGTCGAACAGGGGGCGGGCGTGTTCGTAGTCGTTGTGGGCGTGAGCCCGGGCGAGGGGACGGACGCGATCGCCCGCCTCGGCGGGGGCGGCCGCGGCCAGCGCGGCGGCGACGGCGATCACGACGCCCAGAACTCGACGGAACATCCTTCTCCTCACGCTCTCCGATCACGGCTCGGGTCCGTTCCCGAGCCTTCTGGGGGATTCCCGGGAGACGAGCCACGGGAAACGCTATTCGTGCCGGATGGTGCGCGAGTGACATCTATCGGAACTCACGGAAGCGATCGCCTTCCGCCTCTGTGACGCGCCCTGTTTTCGCGGGCTCCGCGGACATGCGGCGGCGCCCGCCCCGTCACGGGGCGGGCGCCGCTTGGCCGGTCACTTCAGAACGGGGAACCTGCGGACGGCGGCGGTGCGCCCCCACCACCCGCCGATGCCGAGGGTGTCACCGGCACCGGCCAGCGCCAGGCCGATCAGGACGACGGCGTAGACCAGGTGGTCGTCCATGAACGGGTTGGTGTCCAGGGGAAGCTCGGCGGCCCACATGAGCACCATGAGCAGCGAACCGGTGCCGGCCGCGATCCGCATGCCCGCGCCCAGGAGGAGCGCGGTTCCGATGCCGAGCAGACCGGCCATGAACAGCCAGTCGACCCACGCCTGCCCCGCCAGGGCGGTGAAGACGCCGCCCAGGGCGTTCCCCTCGACGCCCTTGAGGAAGCCGGTGGTGGGGCTGCCGCCGGCGAGCCAGGCGCGCTCGGCGGGGGTGGCGAAGCCGA
It contains:
- the hutH gene encoding histidine ammonia-lyase → MHDKEVVDVGPAPLAPADVVRVARHGAPVRLTADAVTAMAAARARVEELAASPVPAYGVSTGFGALATRHIDPDLRAQLQRSLVRSHAAGSGPQVETEVVRAMMLLRLRTLATGHTGVRPATAEALKDMLNAGITPIVHEHGSLGCSGDLAPLSHVALALTGEGEVCDADGERVPAREALKRAGIEPVELGPKEGLALINGTDGMLGMLILALDDLDRLLTTADIAAAMSVEALLGTDRAFAADLIGLRPHPGQAASAANLRALLRESQIMASHRDGSCTRVQDAYSLRCAPQVAGAARDTAAHARAVAERELAAAIDNPVVLADGRVESNGNFHGAPIGYVLDFLAIAVADVASISERRTDRFLDVARNHGLPAFLADDPGVDSGHMIAQYTQAALVSELKRLAVPASVDSIPSSAMQEDHVSMGWSAARKLRRAIDGLTRVLAVEILTAARGIDLRTPHRPAPATGAVVAALRREVPGPGPDRYLAPEIEAAVRMVRDGSLIAAAEQVTGPLA
- a CDS encoding ArsR/SmtB family transcription factor, which codes for MTAEHIARDADITPVASLMAEPARAAMLTALLDGRALAAGELARLAGVSPATASAHLSRLLDGGLVTVLRQGRHRYYTLAGPKVAEALEALARISPRPAVRSLRAARQARMLADARTCYDHLAGRAGVDLLDRLVAGGFLRPDGEGYEVCPAGERLFADLGVDLPAVRRARRRFAPSCLDWTERRPHLGGALGAAVTARLIELGWFERGTVRRALRVTELGRAGLADLRAPAAAAASPSG
- a CDS encoding LysR family transcriptional regulator — encoded protein: MFDIDALRLLDVVARTGSFTAAAAELNYTQSAVSRRILALERQAGGPLFERLPRGVRLTPAGEILHRHARTALDLLGHAQAELSALQRGHGGRLRIGSFPTANAALVPAAVRDFMAERPGVEAALTEGRSAQLMDRLRDGALDIAVISDYPAGLPPADTAEIVPLLTDELLLALPRDHRLACADATAEHGTGHPVVDLRELKDERWIEGAGWIAGAGGHDSMLAAAYARAGATPKIAIRVEEWTGKLGFVAAGLGVALVPALAAPALRTDIVLRSLGESAPRRTVYAALPRDAALPAARALLDHLHRHAAALGSPPPATPSAPSPAGPVHTGRGARGGAATGGRQ
- a CDS encoding chorismate-binding protein → MHDCFAHIGGRLATRLRDVTTDLSALDGTGWWAVVVDYEGKAVCARFDDVRPAPLPRPSAPWRGPDPDAWTTSLDRAAYEAGVRRIRHHIARGEVYQANLCRVLTAPLPAGDEPDPSALALRLAAGNPAPYAATLKLPGVTVVSASPELYLSRDGDVIESRPIKGTGETAADLLEKDYAENVMIVDLVRNDLGRVAAVGTVSVPKLCAVEEHPGLVHLVSTVRARLAPGAGWPELFAATFPPGSVTGAPKSSAVRIIDALEPEPRGPYCGAVGWIDADSRTAALAVGIRTFWIHHRLIRFGTGAGITWGSDPSREWRETELKAARLITLASTGGHR
- a CDS encoding phosphatidylinositol-specific phospholipase C/glycerophosphodiester phosphodiesterase family protein, whose translation is MFRRVLGVVIAVAAALAAAAPAEAGDRVRPLARAHAHNDYEHARPLFDALDHGFTSVEADVYLVDGELLVGHDPEDLRPGRTLQSLYLDPLARRVRENHGSVYRGSRQSLQLLVDIKENGQAAYTEIHRVLRRYRSMLTTYHHGKVSTGAVTVVISGDRPRDLMAAQKVRYAFYDGRLSDLGQGGASLIPLISDNWTNHFTWTGVGAMPPKERARLREIVATAHRDGQRVRFWATPDQPGPARDAVWRELIAADVDHINTDDLAGLERFLRRYDRRSHAA
- a CDS encoding NAD(P)-binding domain-containing protein, whose amino-acid sequence is MTAQIAFLGLGRMGTPMAARLVAAGYDVTVWNRTPKTLEGASAAPSAAEAVEGADIVITMLRDPAAVEEVLGSVRPRPGSVVVEMSTIGPEAVARLRAALPADVDLVDAPVLGSVGPAASGELTVLAGGDVTRCREVLEVFGRVRTVGPLGSGAALKLAVMGALVPAQVLMAETLADAAERGIDPLVVLEVLEGTPLGALAGRLRPVVESGTPGETRYALGLAAKDVTLAVESGDGAGGTLTLAAAARRRLSRAVEDGLGEQDLTAIVPAVRAGAGRPPAGAGRLPEKAGPEHALRLNPPTVVPTNGRYSHAVRSGNTLFVAGQVAVDADGKVIGEGDIVRQSEVVFENLRLILADQGCTFRDVTFIRTFLTDMDLLLEHARVRQRYITEVPPASTTVEVSRLFKPGLLLEVELTAVIPG